In Desulfovibrio sp. 86, the following proteins share a genomic window:
- a CDS encoding heavy metal translocating P-type ATPase yields the protein MSNCSTDNNKHERCAQGCGCAPAGGLTPLHAHNQTCACSESTPATEAPADGDESGCGCSSCGCHSHAPDHGSGDDKRELLLMGVSAVLFAIGMLADTRMAQHVPSWLVIAIFYALPYILCGYDVLRLGLKSILNKDFFNEFTLMGGATIAAIALGELPEAVGVMLFYRIGEFVQERAAGHSRRSVKALLAARPSIAHQILDDGSTRDVKPEDLGPGSHILVRPGEKIPLDGTVLEGDSQVDTSPLTGESVPLRLLPGGRVHAGTINLNGSLRIEVTAAFAESSIARILEMVENAVARKAPTERFITRVARWYTPAVTGLALLVAVVPPILGFGAFSEWLYRALVLLVISCPCALLISIPLGYFGGIGAASRRGILIKGGAVLDSLRDIRVAALDKTGTLTEGVFEVNAVLPAPGVEPDELLTMAALAESRSNHPIARSVMRAALEAKIITDDAAINGMQEIPGKGVEVHTADATLLAGNAALMETYGIVPQPVAIPGSVVQVASNGRLLGALVVADRLKPQSPEAIEGLRRMGVGTIAMLTGDRAEQALPVAERLKLDILKADLLPEDKAGALEAIGPVKNTLFVGDGINDAPVLATAGVGVAMGGLGAEAAIETADVVILDDNPARLPELLRIARRTRTIVWQNIAMALGIKSVFMGLGILGLSGLWEAVFADVGVALMAVLNAARAGKIDAK from the coding sequence GCCACAGCCATGCCCCAGATCACGGATCGGGCGACGACAAACGCGAACTTTTGCTCATGGGCGTTTCTGCCGTGCTTTTCGCCATTGGCATGCTCGCTGATACCCGTATGGCCCAGCATGTCCCCAGTTGGCTGGTCATAGCCATATTTTATGCTCTGCCCTACATCCTTTGTGGCTATGATGTTCTCCGCCTGGGTTTGAAAAGCATCCTCAATAAGGACTTCTTTAATGAATTTACCTTAATGGGAGGTGCGACCATCGCAGCCATTGCTTTGGGCGAGTTGCCCGAGGCCGTGGGAGTCATGCTGTTTTACCGCATCGGAGAATTTGTTCAGGAACGGGCTGCCGGCCATTCCCGCCGCTCCGTCAAGGCGCTTCTGGCTGCGCGCCCGAGCATTGCACACCAAATTCTTGATGATGGCAGCACTCGTGACGTCAAGCCCGAAGACCTGGGCCCTGGCAGCCACATTCTTGTGCGGCCCGGTGAAAAAATTCCTCTGGACGGTACAGTGCTCGAAGGCGATTCACAGGTTGACACCTCCCCTCTCACGGGCGAGTCGGTTCCCTTGAGGCTTTTGCCTGGCGGCCGCGTGCATGCAGGAACCATCAATCTGAACGGTTCATTGCGGATAGAGGTCACAGCCGCCTTTGCCGAATCATCCATTGCGCGCATTCTGGAAATGGTGGAAAACGCCGTGGCCCGCAAAGCCCCCACAGAGCGCTTCATCACCCGTGTGGCACGCTGGTACACTCCTGCCGTCACGGGACTCGCCCTGCTGGTCGCCGTAGTTCCCCCAATTCTGGGCTTTGGCGCCTTTTCTGAATGGTTGTACCGGGCATTGGTTCTTCTGGTAATTTCCTGCCCATGCGCCCTGCTCATTTCCATCCCCCTCGGCTACTTTGGGGGCATAGGCGCGGCCTCGCGCAGGGGCATCCTTATCAAGGGCGGGGCAGTCCTGGACAGCCTGCGCGATATTCGCGTGGCCGCACTGGACAAAACAGGAACCCTTACCGAAGGCGTTTTTGAGGTCAATGCGGTATTGCCCGCTCCGGGTGTGGAGCCAGATGAACTGCTCACAATGGCCGCCTTGGCTGAAAGCCGCTCCAACCACCCTATAGCGCGCTCTGTGATGCGGGCCGCGCTTGAGGCCAAGATTATCACTGACGACGCGGCCATAAACGGCATGCAGGAAATTCCTGGCAAAGGCGTTGAAGTGCACACAGCCGATGCCACCCTGCTCGCGGGCAATGCTGCGCTTATGGAGACCTATGGCATAGTGCCGCAACCAGTAGCCATACCCGGCAGCGTTGTTCAGGTTGCCAGCAATGGCCGCCTGCTTGGAGCCCTTGTGGTTGCGGACCGGCTCAAGCCGCAATCGCCGGAAGCCATTGAAGGACTCCGCCGTATGGGCGTGGGCACCATAGCCATGCTGACAGGAGACCGCGCCGAACAGGCCCTCCCTGTGGCTGAACGCCTGAAGCTGGACATCCTCAAGGCCGATCTCCTGCCAGAAGACAAGGCAGGCGCGCTTGAGGCCATTGGGCCCGTCAAGAACACGCTCTTTGTGGGAGACGGCATCAACGATGCGCCGGTGCTGGCCACAGCTGGCGTAGGCGTGGCCATGGGCGGCCTGGGCGCTGAAGCCGCCATAGAAACCGCCGATGTTGTCATTTTGGACGACAATCCCGCCAGACTGCCGGAACTGCTCCGCATTGCCCGCCGCACCAGAACCATTGTGTGGCAAAATATAGCCATGGCTCTTGGCATCAAAAGCGTCTTCATGGGGCTTGGCATCCTTGGACTTTCGGGCCTGTGGGAGGCTGTATTCGCTGACGTGGGCGTGGCGCTCATGGCAGTGCTGAACGCCGCCCGCGCTGGAAAAATCGACGCCAAATAA